The following is a genomic window from Amycolatopsis acidiphila.
GCCGACGGCGAGTCGATCCGCGCCTACATCCGCGAGACGGCGCGCGAGTACGCGATCGAGGACGAGATCCGCTTCCACCACAAGGTCGTGCGCGCCGAGTGGTCCAGCGAGGATGCACAGTGGACGGTCCACGCGCGACGGTCGGACACGGGGGAGACCGTCGAGATCACCTGCGGCTTCCTGTTCACCAACGCCGGTTACTACAACTACGAGGAGGGTTACACGCCGGAGTTCGAGGGCGTGGCGGCCTTCCGGGGCACGGTGATCCATCCGCAGCACTGGCCCGAGGACCTGGACCACACCGGCAAGCGGATCGTCGTCATCGGCAGCGGCGCCACGGCGGTGACGCTCGTGCCGGCGCTGGCGGAGCGGGCCGGGCACGTGACGATGCTGCAGCGCTCGCCCAGCTACGTGATCTCGCTGCCGGGCACCGACGCGCTCGCCGACAAGCTGCACAAGCTGCTGCCGACGAAGCTCGCCAACTCGATCGTGCGCTGGCAGCACGTGCTGATGTCCTCCCTGATGTTCCAGCTGAGCCGCAGCCGGCCGGCGCTGGTGAAGAAGCTGCTGCGCAAGGGCGTGCAGCGGCAGCTGCCGCCGGGCTACGACGTGGACAGGCACTTCAGCCCCGAGTACGACCCGTGGGACCAGCGGCTGTGCGTGGTGCCGGACGGGGATCTGTTCACCGCCGTGCGCAAGGGCAAGGCGTCGATCGTGACCGACCGGATCGCGACGTTCACCGAGCGGGGGATCCGGCTGGAGTCGGGCGAGGAGCTCGAGGCGGACATCGTCGTGACCGCGACCGGGCTGAACCTGCTGCCCGTCGGCGGGATCACGATCGACATCGACGGGCAGCAGGCCGATCTGAGCAAGACGGTGTCGTACAAGGGGATGATGCTCTCGGGGGTGCCGAACTTCGCGATGACGATCGGCTACACCAACGCGTCGTGGACCCTGAAGGCGGATCTGGTGGCGCGGTACGTGATCCGGGTGCTGCAGCACATGGACGCGCGGGGGTACGAGGTGTGCACGCCGACCGCGCCGCCGGGACCGCTGCCGAGCGTGCCGTTCATCGACCTCAAGTCGGGGTACGTGCTGCGCAGCATCGACAAGCTCCCGAAGCAGGGCGACGCCGCCCCGTGGCGGCTGTACCAGAACTACCCGCGTGACGTGCTCCTGCTCCGTCGCGGCCCGCTCGAGGACGAGGGCATCGTGTTCTCCCACGCGGCGGCGGTGAAGGCAGAAGTCTGACGGGCGGCCGGGTGTCGGGGAGTGGCGCGGGCGGTTCGCTGCTGTTTGACGGCCGAACCACCGAAGACATCAACCACGCCGCGGCACCCGCGGCCAACCACGCCGCCGCGTCCACCGCCTGACCGGTTCGCCGGTTTCCCCTGTCGCCACTGGTAACGATCGCGTTGCGGTTGCCCGATCGCGTCTCTGGAAATCCACAAAGGACGCTCGCGCTTTGCCCGGTTCACCCGGATCCGGCAGGAGGGTGTTCTCAGCCCGTCTGCCAGGGGCGCCCGGCCAGGAGGGCCAGGTGCAGGGCCACCAGCGCGTCCTCCAGGTCGAGCAGCCGCGTCCGTCCCGCGTGGACCGCCGAGCGGACCAGTTCGGTCGTGGCGCCGACCGCGGCGGCGAAGGCCTCGGGCGGGACGTCGGGCAGCGAGGGGTCCTGCACACGGGCGCGCCGGTGCCACAGCTCGTTCAGGTGTGCGTACTGCCGCTGCGCCTCGATCGCCCTGGTGATCGCCTGTGGCCCGGCGCTGGGCAACTCCAGGTAGAACACGCGCGCGAACTCCGGCTCGTCGGTGAGAAAGCGCAGGAACGCGCGGCACGCCACCCGCAGCGACTCCTCGGCAGACGTTTCCGCCGGCAGCGCACGGGTTTCCGCGGTGATGTGGCCGATCAGCAGGCGCCGCCCGAAGAGGGTCGCCTCCAGGAGGCAGTCGTCCTTGTCGGAGAAGTGCGCGTAGAAGGCCGCGCGGGACACCTTGGCCCGCTGGACGACATCGGCGATCGTCACCCGGAGGTAGCCGTTTTCCGCTGATGCCGCGATGATCGCGCGGA
Proteins encoded in this region:
- a CDS encoding TetR/AcrR family transcriptional regulator, whose amino-acid sequence is MRQEGSLARTHEQEPGLPRGRASLPADAVRAAQRERLIRAIIAASAENGYLRVTIADVVQRAKVSRAAFYAHFSDKDDCLLEATLFGRRLLIGHITAETRALPAETSAEESLRVACRAFLRFLTDEPEFARVFYLELPSAGPQAITRAIEAQRQYAHLNELWHRRARVQDPSLPDVPPEAFAAAVGATTELVRSAVHAGRTRLLDLEDALVALHLALLAGRPWQTG
- a CDS encoding flavin-containing monooxygenase; its protein translation is MTREHVDVLIVGAGLSGIGAACHLRDEAPGKTFTILESRAAIGGTWDLFRYPGIRSDSDMFTLGYDFRPWTDAKAIADGESIRAYIRETAREYAIEDEIRFHHKVVRAEWSSEDAQWTVHARRSDTGETVEITCGFLFTNAGYYNYEEGYTPEFEGVAAFRGTVIHPQHWPEDLDHTGKRIVVIGSGATAVTLVPALAERAGHVTMLQRSPSYVISLPGTDALADKLHKLLPTKLANSIVRWQHVLMSSLMFQLSRSRPALVKKLLRKGVQRQLPPGYDVDRHFSPEYDPWDQRLCVVPDGDLFTAVRKGKASIVTDRIATFTERGIRLESGEELEADIVVTATGLNLLPVGGITIDIDGQQADLSKTVSYKGMMLSGVPNFAMTIGYTNASWTLKADLVARYVIRVLQHMDARGYEVCTPTAPPGPLPSVPFIDLKSGYVLRSIDKLPKQGDAAPWRLYQNYPRDVLLLRRGPLEDEGIVFSHAAAVKAEV